The following coding sequences lie in one Flavobacteriales bacterium genomic window:
- the tuf gene encoding elongation factor Tu (EF-Tu; promotes GTP-dependent binding of aminoacyl-tRNA to the A-site of ribosomes during protein biosynthesis; when the tRNA anticodon matches the mRNA codon, GTP hydrolysis results; the inactive EF-Tu-GDP leaves the ribosome and release of GDP is promoted by elongation factor Ts; many prokaryotes have two copies of the gene encoding EF-Tu), with amino-acid sequence MAKANFERTKPHVNIGTIGHVDHGKTTLTAAISKVLAGKGLAEVTDFSAIDNAPEEKERGITIATSHVEYDSPARHYAHVDCPGHADYIKNMITGA; translated from the coding sequence ATGGCTAAAGCTAATTTCGAACGTACCAAACCACATGTAAACATTGGTACGATTGGTCACGTTGACCACGGTAAGACAACTTTGACGGCAGCGATTTCAAAAGTATTAGCGGGTAAAGGGTTAGCAGAAGTAACCGATTTTTCCGCTATCGATAACGCTCCGGAAGAAAAAGAAAGAGGTATCACTATTGCAACATCTCACGTTGAATATGATTCACCTGCTAGACATTATGCTCATGTTGATTGTCCGGGACACGCAGATTATATAAAAAATATGATTACGGGCGCAG